One Sulfolobales archaeon genomic region harbors:
- a CDS encoding adenosylhomocysteinase yields MTWKVKDLSLAGIGRNQIEWAERHMPVIMKIRERFSKDKPLEGVKIAAVLHVTKETGALVRTLAAGGAEVWLAGSNPLSTQDEVAAALAEEGVHVFAWRGETPEEYWWCIDRIIEASPDIVIDDGADLHARIHKQWPEKARAVIGGTEETTTGVIRLRAMERDRVLAYPVIAVNNALTKYLFDNRYGTGQSTIDGIMRATNTLIAGKVFVVAGYGWVGRGIAMRARGMGARVIVVEVDPIRALEALMDGFEVMNMARA; encoded by the coding sequence AAGAAATCAGATCGAGTGGGCTGAGAGGCATATGCCGGTTATTATGAAGATCAGAGAGAGGTTCTCAAAGGATAAGCCTTTAGAAGGGGTGAAGATCGCTGCTGTCTTACATGTAACTAAAGAGACAGGTGCTCTGGTTAGAACCCTCGCTGCTGGTGGAGCCGAGGTCTGGCTAGCAGGGTCTAATCCTCTGTCAACTCAGGATGAAGTTGCAGCTGCCTTGGCTGAGGAGGGTGTTCATGTATTTGCGTGGAGAGGCGAGACTCCTGAGGAGTATTGGTGGTGTATAGATAGGATCATAGAGGCCTCGCCAGATATAGTTATAGATGATGGGGCAGATCTCCATGCAAGGATCCATAAGCAGTGGCCTGAGAAGGCTAGAGCGGTTATAGGAGGTACAGAGGAGACGACTACAGGGGTTATAAGGTTGAGGGCTATGGAGAGGGATAGAGTGCTTGCATATCCAGTAATAGCTGTTAATAATGCTCTCACAAAATATCTATTTGATAATAGATATGGTACTGGACAGTCAACTATAGATGGTATAATGAGAGCCACCAATACCCTTATCGCTGGAAAGGTCTTTGTAGTAGCTGGATATGGCTGGGTTGGGAGGGGTATAGCTATGAGGGCTAGGGGTATGGGTGCTAGGGTTATAGTAGTTGAGGTAGACCCTATAAGGGCTTTAGAGGCGCTTATGGACGGCTTCGAGGTTATGAACATGGCTAGAGC